GGTCGATCTCGATGCCAGCCTTGTTGAGGCCGTCGATGAAGCGGCCATAGGTCAGGCCGTGCTCGCGGACAGCGGCGTTGATACGCTGCACCCAGAGAGCGCGGAAATTGCGCTTGCGAGCCTTGCGGTCGCGATAGGCGTACTGCAGCGACTTCTCGACCGCCTGCTTGGCGATACGGATGGTGTTCTTGCGACGGCCGTAGAAACCCTTGGCGGCTTTCAGGACCTTCTT
The genomic region above belongs to Mesorhizobium terrae and contains:
- the rplT gene encoding 50S ribosomal protein L20 — protein: MARVKRGVTAHAKHKKVLKAAKGFYGRRKNTIRIAKQAVEKSLQYAYRDRKARKRNFRALWVQRINAAVREHGLTYGRFIDGLNKAGIEIDRKVLSDMAIHEPQAFAVLVGKAKVALEYLKNTTPNAFESAVA